The following are encoded together in the Pseudomonas sediminis genome:
- a CDS encoding NAD(P)/FAD-dependent oxidoreductase: MNHWRNISLWMDQLDDPLQARPSLQHDIQADVAIIGAGYTGLWTAYYLKRQAPQLRVVIVEAETAGFGASGRNGGWLMGNLLGEDRLLAGLPATVRKASFELLHAIPDEVAEVVAREGIDCDLRKGGVLYCAARYPEQELRLRDYLKELRALGLNEDDYRWLPPSELATQLRLANAYGALYSPHCATIQPAKLVRGLARCVEGLGVELYERSPVIDWQPGLVRTVQGRVTADWVVPAIEGYAATLPPLGTHQLPVQSLIVATEPLPADVWASIGLERGQAFSEFSRQVTYGQRSLDDRLIFGARGGYRFGGRLRSDFNLTDDELGLRRYLMGEIFPQLRNVRFTHSWGGNLGMARRFQPHMLRDTRSRIALSGGYGGEGVGATNLGGRTLADLILGRDSELLRQPWVLSDSPISSLRRWEPEPCRWLGYNAIIRSFVHEDEVLANPRSPAWRRRLAQAVAARMESLMG, encoded by the coding sequence ATGAATCACTGGCGCAACATCAGTCTGTGGATGGATCAGCTCGATGATCCGCTGCAGGCGCGGCCCAGCCTGCAGCACGATATTCAGGCGGACGTGGCCATCATCGGCGCCGGCTATACCGGCTTGTGGACGGCCTATTACCTCAAGCGCCAGGCGCCGCAGCTGCGGGTGGTGATCGTGGAGGCCGAGACCGCCGGCTTCGGTGCCTCCGGTCGCAATGGTGGCTGGCTGATGGGCAACCTGCTTGGCGAAGACCGGTTGCTGGCCGGCTTGCCGGCGACCGTCCGCAAGGCCTCGTTCGAACTGCTGCACGCCATTCCCGATGAAGTGGCTGAGGTCGTCGCCCGTGAGGGGATCGATTGCGACCTGCGCAAGGGTGGGGTGCTGTATTGCGCAGCGCGTTATCCGGAGCAGGAGTTGCGCCTACGGGACTATCTCAAGGAACTGCGTGCACTGGGCCTGAACGAGGACGACTACCGCTGGCTGCCGCCGAGCGAACTGGCTACGCAGCTGCGCCTGGCCAATGCCTACGGCGCGCTGTATAGCCCGCATTGCGCGACGATCCAGCCGGCCAAGCTGGTGCGGGGCCTGGCACGTTGCGTCGAGGGTCTGGGCGTCGAACTCTACGAGCGCAGCCCGGTGATCGACTGGCAGCCCGGCCTGGTGCGTACGGTTCAAGGCCGGGTCACGGCTGATTGGGTGGTGCCGGCCATCGAGGGCTACGCCGCCACTTTGCCGCCGTTGGGCACTCACCAGTTGCCGGTGCAGAGCCTGATCGTTGCCACCGAGCCACTGCCGGCGGATGTCTGGGCCAGTATCGGACTGGAGCGAGGACAGGCCTTCAGCGAATTCAGCCGCCAGGTCACCTACGGCCAGCGCAGCCTCGATGACCGTCTGATCTTCGGTGCGCGCGGTGGCTACCGCTTTGGCGGGCGCCTGCGCAGCGATTTCAACCTTACCGACGACGAACTGGGTCTGCGTCGCTACCTGATGGGGGAAATCTTCCCGCAGTTGCGCAATGTGCGTTTTACCCATTCCTGGGGCGGCAATCTGGGCATGGCGCGGCGTTTCCAGCCGCACATGTTGCGCGACACGCGCAGCCGCATCGCGCTGTCTGGCGGTTATGGCGGCGAGGGCGTGGGTGCCACCAACCTCGGCGGGCGCACCCTGGCCGACCTGATTCTCGGGCGTGACAGCGAATTGCTGCGCCAGCCCTGGGTATTGAGCGACAGCCCGATTTCCAGCCTGAGGCGCTGGGAGCCCGAACCCTGCCGCTGGCTCGGTTACAACGCGATCATCCGCAGCTTCGTGCATGAGGACGAAGTCCTCGCCAACCCGCGCAGCCCGGCCTGGCGCCGGCGTCTGGCGCAAGCGGTTGCGGCGCGTATGGAAAGCCTGATGGGCTGA
- the osmE gene encoding osmotically-inducible lipoprotein OsmE — protein sequence MYKHSLAVLAVAAVMSGCSTIENPADYVTFRNEPLVKQVDHGMTQEQVLTLGGPPSSDVRNSVTGGTCNNYVLNVDGLEQPYYVDFDVNGRVDSKGFMTCEQHQGNLRKRL from the coding sequence ATGTACAAGCACAGCCTTGCAGTACTGGCAGTGGCAGCCGTGATGAGCGGTTGCTCGACTATCGAGAACCCAGCCGATTACGTGACCTTTCGTAATGAGCCACTGGTCAAGCAGGTCGACCATGGCATGACTCAGGAGCAGGTACTCACTCTCGGCGGGCCACCCTCTTCGGACGTGCGCAATAGCGTCACAGGCGGCACCTGCAACAACTATGTGCTGAATGTCGACGGCCTGGAGCAGCCCTATTACGTGGACTTCGACGTCAACGGCCGGGTCGACAGCAAGGGCTTCATGACCTGCGAACAGCACCAGGGCAACCTGCGCAAGCGGCTCTGA
- a CDS encoding DUF5924 family protein: MKVVLDRIPMLIALLRRYPGLVALFGFCSGVASFLLVDRQAHLAKVLGVVLLVSWVWLILENLLRERIARRFGFELPLPLLRYGTQMIHQESLFFVLPFFFITTTWNSGQLLFSGLLAVAALASITDPIYYRWLAPRRWLLLILHSLALFAVLLTALPIIFHLSTPQSYRIALAVATVLALPSLPGLIGFAGWRRIVLLAALPLAMASAGWMARVWVPPATLWLTEVAISDHFDGAQRTPGESLRQISPEQLLNDGLYAYTSINAPRGLNERIYHVWQHNGQEVDRIALDINGGRKEGYRAWTHKLNFPASPEGRWQVRVVTEAGQMIGTLRFDVVALTAK; the protein is encoded by the coding sequence ATGAAAGTCGTACTTGACCGCATCCCCATGCTGATCGCCCTGCTGCGCCGTTACCCAGGCCTGGTCGCCCTGTTCGGCTTCTGCTCGGGCGTGGCCAGTTTTCTTCTGGTGGACCGCCAGGCGCATCTGGCCAAGGTGCTCGGTGTGGTATTGCTGGTCAGTTGGGTCTGGCTGATTCTCGAGAACCTGCTGCGCGAACGCATTGCCCGGCGCTTCGGCTTCGAGCTACCGTTGCCGCTGCTGCGCTACGGCACGCAGATGATCCACCAGGAAAGTCTGTTCTTCGTCTTGCCGTTCTTCTTCATCACCACCACCTGGAACAGCGGGCAGTTGCTGTTCAGCGGACTGCTGGCGGTCGCCGCACTGGCCTCGATCACCGACCCGATCTATTACCGCTGGCTGGCGCCGCGGCGCTGGCTGCTGCTGATCCTTCACAGCCTGGCGCTGTTCGCGGTGCTGCTTACCGCGCTGCCGATCATCTTTCACCTCAGCACACCGCAGAGCTACCGGATCGCCCTGGCGGTTGCCACGGTACTGGCACTACCAAGTTTGCCCGGCTTGATCGGGTTCGCTGGTTGGCGACGCATTGTGTTGCTGGCTGCCCTGCCTCTGGCGATGGCCAGCGCCGGCTGGATGGCGCGAGTCTGGGTGCCGCCGGCAACGCTGTGGCTGACCGAGGTAGCGATCAGCGATCACTTCGATGGCGCGCAGCGCACGCCAGGCGAAAGCCTGCGGCAGATCAGCCCTGAGCAATTGCTCAATGATGGGCTCTACGCCTACACCTCGATCAATGCTCCACGTGGCCTCAACGAGCGCATCTACCACGTCTGGCAGCACAACGGTCAGGAAGTCGACCGCATTGCGTTGGATATCAACGGCGGGCGCAAGGAGGGCTATCGCGCCTGGACGCACAAACTCAACTTCCCCGCTTCGCCGGAAGGCCGCTGGCAGGTGCGGGTCGTCACCGAAGCCGGGCAGATGATCGGCACGCTGCGCTTCGACGTGGTCGCCCTCACGGCCAAGTGA
- a CDS encoding RNA methyltransferase — protein sequence MQLTELNQRLADLGAKPQHIGRIIRAWLQGKPLDTGTKHQKTENFLPLTVREGLPAIASELDALARLRSEHPGTDGSARLLVELADKQMVESVLLPRDGLCISSQVGCAVACVFCMTGKSGLLRQLSSAEMVAQVALGRRFRPVKKVVFMGMGEPAHNLDNVLEAIDLLGTEGGIGQRNLVFSTVGDPRVFERLPKQRVRPALALSLHTTDAELRQRLLPKAPRIDPEELVELGEAYARTIDYPIQYQWTLLKGINDSQEEMDNILRLFKGKFAVLNLIPYNSLEADDYQRPDGERIVEMVRYLHSRGVLTKVRNSAGQDVDGGCGQLRARAVDVINTSRLHRKLQNGT from the coding sequence ATGCAGCTCACCGAACTCAACCAACGCCTCGCCGACCTTGGCGCCAAACCCCAGCATATCGGGCGGATTATCCGTGCCTGGCTGCAGGGCAAGCCGTTGGACACCGGCACCAAGCATCAGAAGACCGAAAACTTCCTGCCGCTGACGGTGCGTGAAGGGCTGCCAGCTATCGCCAGCGAACTGGACGCACTGGCCCGCCTGCGTTCCGAACACCCTGGCACCGACGGCTCGGCCCGCTTGCTGGTGGAGCTGGCGGATAAACAGATGGTGGAAAGCGTACTGCTGCCGCGCGATGGCCTGTGCATCTCCAGCCAGGTCGGCTGCGCCGTGGCCTGTGTGTTCTGCATGACGGGCAAGAGCGGCCTGCTGCGCCAGCTCAGCAGCGCCGAGATGGTCGCTCAGGTCGCCCTGGGTCGACGCTTTCGTCCAGTGAAGAAAGTGGTGTTCATGGGCATGGGCGAGCCGGCGCACAACCTCGACAACGTGCTTGAGGCCATCGATCTGCTCGGCACCGAGGGCGGTATCGGTCAGCGCAACCTGGTGTTTTCCACCGTAGGCGACCCGCGGGTATTCGAGCGCCTGCCCAAGCAACGCGTGCGCCCTGCCCTGGCGCTGTCGCTACACACCACTGATGCCGAACTGCGCCAGCGCCTGCTGCCCAAGGCGCCGCGCATCGATCCTGAAGAGCTGGTAGAGCTGGGCGAGGCCTATGCCCGCACCATCGACTACCCGATTCAGTATCAGTGGACGCTGCTCAAAGGCATCAACGACAGCCAGGAAGAAATGGATAACATCCTGCGCCTGTTCAAGGGCAAGTTCGCCGTGCTCAACCTGATCCCCTACAACAGCCTGGAAGCCGACGACTACCAGCGCCCCGACGGCGAGCGCATCGTCGAGATGGTGCGCTACCTGCACAGCCGTGGCGTGCTGACCAAAGTGCGCAACTCGGCTGGCCAGGATGTCGACGGTGGCTGCGGCCAACTGCGCGCTCGCGCGGTGGATGTGATCAACACCAGCCGCCTGCACAGAAAGCTTCAGAACGGCACCTGA
- a CDS encoding DUF1883 domain-containing protein, which produces MKFIHQREHLEEGDLVVIQCSQPCNIRLMNDTNFRAFRNRGRHSYHGGAFIKFPAKIRVPSGGFWNITLDTVSRRAVSVTRKPQMEYSIKIVRRPGA; this is translated from the coding sequence ATGAAATTCATCCATCAACGTGAGCATCTGGAAGAGGGCGATCTGGTGGTCATCCAGTGTTCGCAACCCTGCAACATCCGCCTGATGAACGATACCAACTTCCGCGCGTTCAGAAACCGTGGCCGTCACAGTTATCACGGCGGCGCCTTTATCAAGTTCCCAGCGAAAATCCGCGTACCCTCCGGTGGTTTCTGGAACATCACGCTGGATACCGTCAGCCGTCGTGCGGTGAGCGTGACGCGCAAGCCGCAGATGGAATACAGCATCAAGATTGTCCGTCGCCCGGGCGCCTGA
- a CDS encoding fatty acid cis/trans isomerase, giving the protein MLKPAALFLLSFAAGLARAEAISYIDDVQPILTHKCVACHTCYDAPCQLNLGSAEGILRGASKQPVYDGTRSQAQATTRLYLDAQGEAAWRKRDFHSVLDGENGQAALIKRMLELGRSQPLEPNAKLPDTLDIAITRSNSCPLPGEFAAYAQKNPHGGMPFAVTGLDDAEYATLEQWLAQGAPVAEQPLKPSATELHQVEQWENFFNAPGAREDLVSRWLYEHLFLAHLHFEGGEPGHFFQMVRSRTPSGKPIDPIATRRPNDDPGTEFYYRLWPIQGVIVHKTHITYPLGDAKLARVKEMFFGEDWTLDAVPGYGAQRRANPFETFAAIPARARYQFMLDNAEYFVRTFIRGPVCRGQIATDVIRDNFWAVFQAPEHDLYITDAEYQREATPLLAMPGQFDDVGDLLGLWRDYRNKRNDYEDLRKDAYADAPAADWAHIWSGNDNALLSIFRQHDSASVRKGLLGEIPQTLWWLDYPLLERTYYQLVVNFDVFGNVSHQAQTRLYFDLIRNGAEVNFLRLLPARSREAYLDDWYQNSGKLKMLLDYTSVDHRSPSAIGLSGNDPKKQFAEQLLQRYAKLNARPDPINRCTGAHCYRDGLPKELQHAEQSLARLASRPAGGLRVIDQLPEATMLRVELSDGSREIYSLLRNRAHSNVAFMLGEELRYQPRLDTLTIYPEVLSSYPNFLFTVKASEVDAFVKQMEGVSDAKSFERIVERWGVRRSHPEFWRYFHDLAEHIRETQPLEAGVLDMNRYQNF; this is encoded by the coding sequence ATGCTCAAGCCCGCTGCTCTGTTTCTCCTTTCTTTCGCAGCCGGCCTAGCCCGCGCGGAAGCGATTTCCTATATCGACGATGTTCAGCCGATCCTCACCCACAAGTGCGTAGCCTGCCACACCTGCTACGACGCGCCCTGCCAGCTCAATCTCGGCAGTGCTGAAGGCATCCTGCGCGGTGCCAGTAAACAGCCGGTCTACGATGGCACGCGCAGCCAGGCGCAAGCGACTACCCGACTTTATCTGGACGCGCAGGGCGAGGCGGCCTGGCGTAAGCGCGACTTTCATTCGGTGCTCGATGGCGAGAACGGCCAGGCAGCACTGATCAAGCGCATGCTGGAACTGGGCCGCAGTCAGCCATTGGAGCCCAATGCCAAGCTCCCAGACACGCTCGATATCGCCATCACCCGCAGCAACAGCTGCCCATTGCCGGGTGAGTTCGCCGCCTACGCGCAGAAGAATCCCCATGGCGGCATGCCGTTCGCTGTGACGGGCCTAGACGATGCTGAATACGCCACCCTTGAACAGTGGCTGGCGCAGGGTGCACCGGTCGCCGAGCAGCCCCTGAAACCCAGCGCCACCGAGTTGCATCAGGTCGAGCAGTGGGAGAACTTCTTCAACGCTCCGGGGGCCCGTGAGGACCTGGTTTCGCGCTGGTTGTACGAGCACCTGTTCCTTGCCCACCTGCATTTCGAGGGCGGTGAGCCGGGGCATTTCTTCCAGATGGTGCGTTCGCGTACCCCCAGCGGCAAGCCTATCGACCCCATCGCCACGCGCCGTCCCAATGATGATCCGGGCACCGAGTTCTATTACCGGCTATGGCCGATCCAGGGTGTGATCGTGCACAAGACGCACATCACCTATCCGCTGGGCGACGCCAAGCTGGCGCGGGTGAAGGAGATGTTCTTCGGTGAGGACTGGACGCTGGATGCTGTCCCCGGTTATGGCGCACAACGCCGCGCCAACCCCTTCGAAACCTTCGCCGCGATTCCGGCGCGCGCGCGCTATCAGTTCATGCTGGATAACGCCGAGTACTTCGTGCGCACCTTCATCCGCGGCCCTGTGTGCCGCGGGCAGATCGCTACTGACGTGATTCGCGACAACTTCTGGGCCGTGTTCCAGGCGCCGGAGCACGATCTCTACATCACCGATGCCGAGTACCAGCGCGAGGCCACGCCGCTATTGGCCATGCCGGGTCAGTTCGATGATGTCGGCGATCTGCTGGGCCTTTGGCGCGACTACCGCAACAAGCGCAATGATTACGAGGACCTGCGCAAGGATGCCTACGCCGACGCGCCTGCTGCCGATTGGGCGCATATCTGGAGCGGCAACGACAACGCGTTGCTGTCGATCTTCCGTCAACACGACAGCGCTTCGGTACGCAAAGGCCTGCTCGGAGAGATTCCGCAAACCCTCTGGTGGCTGGACTATCCGCTGCTGGAGCGCACCTACTACCAGTTGGTGGTCAATTTCGACGTGTTCGGCAACGTCTCGCACCAGGCGCAGACTCGGTTGTACTTCGATCTGATCCGCAATGGCGCCGAAGTGAACTTCCTGCGTCTGCTGCCGGCACGCTCGCGTGAGGCTTACCTGGATGACTGGTATCAGAACAGCGGCAAGTTGAAGATGCTGCTGGACTACACCTCGGTCGACCATCGTTCGCCGAGCGCCATTGGCCTGAGCGGCAATGATCCGAAGAAGCAGTTCGCCGAGCAGCTACTGCAGCGCTACGCCAAGCTCAATGCACGCCCTGACCCAATCAACCGCTGTACAGGTGCACATTGTTATCGCGACGGTTTGCCCAAGGAGTTGCAACATGCCGAACAGTCGTTGGCGCGCCTGGCCAGTCGCCCAGCTGGTGGTTTGCGGGTGATCGATCAACTGCCGGAAGCGACCATGCTGCGGGTGGAGCTGAGCGACGGCTCGCGTGAGATCTACAGCCTGCTGCGCAACCGTGCGCACAGCAACGTGGCGTTCATGTTGGGAGAGGAGCTGCGTTATCAGCCACGCCTGGACACCCTGACCATCTACCCGGAAGTGCTCAGCAGCTATCCGAATTTCCTGTTCACGGTCAAAGCGAGTGAAGTGGATGCCTTCGTCAAGCAGATGGAAGGTGTCAGCGACGCAAAATCCTTCGAGCGTATCGTCGAGCGCTGGGGTGTGCGGCGTAGCCATCCGGAGTTCTGGCGCTATTTCCATGACCTGGCCGAGCACATCCGCGAAACCCAGCCGCTGGAGGCCGGGGTGCTGGACATGAATCGCTACCAGAACTTCTAG
- the metH gene encoding methionine synthase — MSDRSARLQALQQALKERILILDGGMGTMIQSYKLEEADYRGERFADWPSDVKGNNDLLLLSQPQIIAAIEKAYLDAGADILETNTFNATQVSQADYGMESLAYELNLAGARVAREVADAKTLETPDRPRFVAGVLGPTSRTCSISPDVNDPGYRNVTFDELVENYTEATRGLIAGGADLILIETIFDTLNAKAAIFAVQQVFDEDAVELPIMISGTITDASGRTLSGQTTEAFWNSVRHANPISVGLNCALGAKDLRPYLEELSNKADTHVSAHPNAGLPNAFGEYDESPAEMAAVVEEFAASGFLNIIGGCCGTTPAHIQAIAEAVAKYQPRAIPEIPKACRLSGLEPFTIDRKSLFVNVGERTNITGSAKFARLIREENYTEALEVALQQVEAGAQVIDINMDEGMLDSKAAMVRFLNLIAGEPDISRVPIMIDSSKWEVIEAGLKCIQGKGIVNSISMKEGVEQFKHHAKLCKRYGAAVVVMAFDEVGQADTAARKKEICQRSYDILVNEVGFPPEDIIFDPNIFAVATGIEEHNNYAVDFIEACAFIRDNLPYALSSGGVSNVSFSFRGNNPVREAIHSVFLYYAIQNGLTMGIVNAGQLEIYDEIPKELRDRVEDVVLNRTPGGTDALLAIADNYRGGGATKEVENEEWRTLPVDKRLEHALVKGITAFIVEDTEECRQQCARPIEVIEGPLMSGMNVVGDLFGSGKMFLPQVVKSARVMKQAVAHLIPFIEAEKGDKPEAKGKILMATVKGDVHDIGKNIVGVVLGCNGYDIVDLGVMVPAEKILQTAIAEKCDIIGLSGLITPSLDEMVHVAKEMQRQGFTLPLMIGGATTSKAHTAVKIDPQYSNDAVVYVTDASRAVGVATQLLSKELKADFVQKTRDEYVVVRERTAARATRTERLSYENAVANKPTFDWTGYSAPKPSFTGVKVLDDIDLNVLAEYIDWTPFFISWDLAGKYPRILTDEVVGEAATTLFADAQELLKKLIDEKLIKARAVLGFWPANQVRDDDIEVYGDNGEQLATLHHLRQQTIKPDGKPNLSLADFVAPKSSGVTDYVGGFITTAGIGAEEVAKAYEAKGDDYNAIMVKALADRLAEACAEWLHEQVRKEHWGYQPDEHLSNEELIKEAYKGIRPAPGYPACPDHTEKGTLFKLLDPEADYNKAGRSGVFLTEHYAMFPAAAVSGWYFAHPEAQYFAVGKVDKDQIESYSERKAQDISVSERWLMPNLGYDD, encoded by the coding sequence ATGTCCGATCGCAGCGCCCGCCTCCAAGCCCTCCAGCAAGCCCTGAAGGAGCGCATCCTGATCCTCGACGGCGGCATGGGCACCATGATCCAGAGCTACAAGCTGGAAGAGGCCGACTACCGTGGCGAGCGCTTTGCCGACTGGCCGAGCGACGTCAAGGGCAACAACGACCTGCTGCTGCTCAGTCAGCCGCAGATCATTGCCGCCATCGAGAAGGCTTATCTGGATGCCGGCGCCGACATTCTGGAAACCAATACCTTCAACGCCACCCAGGTGTCGCAGGCCGATTACGGCATGGAGTCGTTGGCCTATGAGCTGAACCTGGCCGGTGCCCGCGTGGCCCGTGAAGTGGCCGACGCCAAGACCCTGGAAACCCCGGATCGCCCACGCTTCGTCGCCGGCGTCCTGGGCCCGACCAGCCGTACCTGCTCGATCTCCCCGGACGTCAACGATCCTGGCTACCGCAACGTCACCTTCGATGAACTGGTGGAAAACTACACCGAGGCCACTCGCGGCCTGATCGCTGGCGGCGCCGACCTGATCCTGATCGAAACCATCTTCGACACCCTAAACGCCAAGGCAGCGATCTTCGCCGTGCAGCAGGTGTTCGATGAAGACGCCGTCGAGTTGCCGATCATGATCTCCGGCACCATCACCGATGCCTCTGGCCGCACCCTGTCTGGCCAGACCACCGAAGCGTTCTGGAACTCGGTACGCCACGCCAACCCTATCTCCGTCGGCCTGAACTGCGCGCTTGGCGCCAAAGACCTGCGCCCGTACCTGGAAGAGTTGTCGAACAAGGCCGACACCCATGTGTCCGCCCACCCCAACGCCGGCCTGCCCAACGCTTTCGGTGAATACGACGAGAGCCCGGCCGAAATGGCCGCAGTGGTCGAAGAGTTCGCCGCCAGCGGCTTTCTCAACATCATCGGCGGTTGCTGCGGCACCACCCCGGCGCATATCCAGGCGATTGCCGAAGCCGTGGCCAAGTACCAGCCCCGCGCCATTCCAGAGATTCCCAAGGCCTGCCGTCTGTCGGGCCTGGAGCCCTTCACCATCGACCGCAAGTCGCTGTTCGTGAACGTCGGTGAACGCACCAACATCACCGGCTCGGCCAAGTTCGCCCGCCTGATCCGCGAGGAGAACTACACCGAGGCCCTGGAAGTCGCCCTGCAGCAGGTGGAAGCCGGCGCCCAGGTGATCGACATCAACATGGACGAGGGCATGCTCGATTCCAAGGCGGCCATGGTTCGCTTCCTCAACCTGATCGCCGGAGAGCCGGACATCTCGCGCGTGCCAATCATGATCGACTCCTCCAAGTGGGAAGTGATCGAGGCGGGCCTGAAGTGCATTCAGGGCAAGGGCATCGTCAACTCGATTTCCATGAAGGAAGGCGTCGAGCAGTTCAAGCACCACGCCAAGCTCTGCAAGCGCTACGGCGCCGCCGTGGTGGTGATGGCCTTCGACGAAGTCGGCCAGGCCGACACCGCCGCGCGCAAGAAGGAAATCTGCCAGCGCAGCTACGACATTCTGGTCAATGAAGTGGGCTTCCCGCCGGAAGACATCATTTTCGACCCGAACATCTTCGCCGTCGCTACCGGCATCGAGGAACACAACAACTACGCCGTCGACTTCATCGAAGCCTGCGCCTTCATTCGCGACAACCTGCCCTACGCCTTGAGCTCAGGCGGCGTGTCCAACGTGTCGTTCTCCTTCCGTGGCAACAACCCGGTGCGCGAGGCGATCCACTCAGTGTTCCTCTACTACGCGATCCAGAACGGCCTGACCATGGGCATCGTCAACGCCGGCCAGTTGGAAATCTACGACGAGATTCCCAAGGAGCTGCGCGACCGCGTCGAGGATGTGGTGCTCAACCGCACGCCAGGCGGTACCGACGCCCTGCTGGCCATCGCCGACAATTACCGTGGCGGCGGCGCGACCAAGGAAGTCGAGAACGAAGAGTGGCGCACGCTGCCAGTCGACAAGCGTCTGGAGCACGCGCTGGTAAAAGGCATCACCGCCTTTATCGTCGAAGACACCGAGGAGTGCCGCCAGCAGTGCGCGCGGCCCATCGAGGTTATCGAAGGGCCACTGATGAGCGGCATGAACGTGGTCGGCGACCTGTTCGGCTCGGGCAAGATGTTCCTGCCCCAAGTAGTCAAATCTGCGCGAGTGATGAAGCAAGCAGTTGCGCACCTGATCCCGTTCATCGAAGCCGAAAAAGGCGATAAGCCGGAAGCCAAGGGCAAGATCCTGATGGCCACCGTGAAAGGCGACGTGCACGACATCGGCAAGAACATCGTCGGCGTGGTGCTGGGCTGTAACGGCTACGACATCGTCGACCTCGGCGTGATGGTGCCAGCGGAGAAAATCCTGCAGACCGCCATCGCCGAGAAGTGCGACATCATTGGCCTGTCTGGGCTGATCACCCCGTCGCTGGACGAGATGGTCCACGTCGCCAAGGAAATGCAGCGCCAGGGCTTTACCCTGCCCCTGATGATCGGCGGCGCGACCACCTCCAAGGCCCACACCGCGGTGAAGATCGACCCTCAATACAGCAACGATGCCGTGGTCTACGTCACCGACGCCTCGCGCGCCGTGGGCGTGGCCACCCAGCTGCTGTCCAAGGAGTTGAAGGCCGATTTCGTGCAGAAGACCCGCGACGAGTATGTAGTGGTACGTGAGCGCACCGCCGCCCGCGCGACCCGCACCGAGCGCTTGAGCTACGAAAACGCCGTCGCCAACAAGCCGACGTTCGACTGGACCGGTTATAGCGCACCGAAACCGAGCTTCACCGGCGTCAAGGTGCTCGACGATATCGACCTCAACGTACTGGCCGAGTACATCGACTGGACGCCGTTCTTCATCTCCTGGGACCTGGCCGGAAAATACCCGCGCATTCTCACCGACGAAGTGGTCGGCGAAGCAGCCACCACCTTGTTTGCCGATGCCCAGGAACTGCTGAAAAAACTGATCGACGAGAAGCTGATCAAGGCCCGCGCGGTGCTGGGCTTCTGGCCTGCCAATCAGGTGCGTGACGACGATATCGAGGTTTACGGCGACAACGGCGAACAGCTCGCCACCCTGCACCACTTGCGCCAGCAGACCATCAAGCCGGACGGCAAGCCGAACCTGTCCCTAGCCGACTTCGTTGCGCCGAAAAGCAGCGGCGTGACGGACTACGTGGGCGGCTTTATCACCACCGCTGGCATCGGCGCCGAGGAAGTAGCCAAGGCCTACGAGGCAAAGGGCGACGACTACAACGCAATCATGGTCAAGGCCCTGGCCGACCGTCTGGCCGAAGCCTGCGCCGAATGGCTGCACGAACAGGTGCGTAAAGAGCACTGGGGCTATCAGCCGGACGAGCACCTGAGTAACGAGGAGCTGATCAAGGAAGCCTACAAGGGCATCCGCCCTGCGCCTGGCTACCCGGCCTGCCCGGACCACACCGAGAAAGGCACGCTGTTCAAGCTGCTCGATCCCGAGGCGGACTACAACAAGGCCGGCCGTAGCGGCGTGTTCCTCACCGAGCACTACGCCATGTTCCCAGCAGCAGCGGTCAGCGGCTGGTACTTCGCCCACCCTGAGGCGCAGTACTTCGCTGTCGGCAAGGTCGACAAGGACCAGATCGAAAGCTATAGCGAGCGTAAGGCGCAGGACATCAGTGTCAGCGAACGCTGGTTGATGCCCAACCTGGGCTACGACGACTGA